A single genomic interval of Oryza sativa Japonica Group chromosome 7, ASM3414082v1 harbors:
- the LOC9266643 gene encoding uncharacterized protein: MAAPAPPAPPPRPPFKVRIRIKPARAARAEEDAGKQEERLPMDHPLSTTTTTKRRPEGEESSGAASQPAPERVNPTGTTTPAARAAASCCVNEEALASSSHAGGRDDGASAIKKCKDGEGRQEDAKNAQESSGMTSPAVHSARATSPAPPPSRTKKETPVRAHAAVRDDDATPPRAIKSCKNGERGQEKDAESAQGCARTRSPPVRSARATTPAASPSRSKKETPVRAHAAVRGDDATPPRAIKKCKSDERRQEKDGESAGQCATTSSPRVQPSPTPSPAPAARPDPSAAENSLREAIERARPHMRRDIARQREAARREIASMVRTVEFNDPFISPEDVNKP; this comes from the coding sequence atggccgcgccggcgccgccggcgccgccacctcggccgccgtTCAAGGTGCGCATCCGCATCAAACCCGCCCGCGCCGCGAgggcggaggaggacgccggCAAACAGGAGGAGCGGCTTCCGATGGATCACCcgctctccaccaccaccaccaccaagcgCCGCCCCGAGGGCGAGGAGAGCTCCGGCGCGGCGAGCCAGCCGGCGCCGGAGCGCGTGAATCCCACCGGGACAaccacgccggcggcgcgggcggcggcgtcgtgctgCGTGAATGAAGAGGCCCTGGCCAGCAGCTCccacgccggcggccgcgacgacggcgcgagcgcgatCAAGAAATGCAAGGACGGCGAGGGGAGGCAAGAGGACGCCAAGAACGCGCAAGAAAGCTCGGGGATGACAAGCCCGGCCGTGCATTCCGCCAGGGccacctcaccggcgccgccgccgtcgcgcacgAAGAAAGAGACCCCGGTCCGCGCCCATGCCGCCgtccgcgacgacgacgcgacgCCGCCACGCGCGATCAAGAGCTGCAAGAACGGCGAGCGGGGGCAAGAGAAGGACGCCGAGAGCGCGCAAGGATGCGCGAGGACGAGAAGCCCGCCGGTGCGTTCCGCCAGGGCCACCACACCGGCGGCTTCGCCGTCGCGCTCGAAGAAAGAGACCCCGgtccgcgcccacgccgccgtccgcggcgacgacgcgacGCCGCCACGCGCGATCAAGAAGTGCAAGAGCGACGAGCGGAGGCAAGAGAAGGACGGCGAGAGCGCGGGACAATGCGCGACGACGAGCAGCCCGCGCGTACAGCCCtcaccgacgccgtcgccggcgccggcggcgcggccggatcCCAGTGCGGCGGAGAACTCGCTGCGCGAGGCCATTGAGAGGGCCCGCCCACACATGCGGAGGGACATCGCGCggcagagggaggcggcgcgacgGGAGATCGCCAGCATGGTCAGGACCGTCGAGTTCAACGACCCGTTCATCTCACCGGAGGACGTGAACAAGCCATGA
- the LOC4343715 gene encoding putative pentatricopeptide repeat-containing protein At3g23330 translates to MSLAAVASPHFPPSWAYQIRMAASQGQFLHAISLFLQMRASVAPRSSVPASLPAALKSCAGLGLCTLAASLHALAIRSGSFADRFTANALLNLCIKLPGFHHPFGTNGPSGEGGLESAAYESMRKVFDEMLERDAVSWNTLILGCAEHKRHQEALSMVREMWRDGFMPDTFTLSTVLPIFAECADIKRGMVVHGYAIKNGFDNDVFVGSSLIDMYANCTQMDYSMKVFDSFSDCDAVLWNSMLAGYAQNGSVEEALGIFRRMLQAGVRPVPVTFSSLIPAFGNLSLLRLGKQLHAYLIRARFNDNIFISSSLIDMYCKCGNVDIARRVFNGIQSPDIVSWTAMIMGYALHGPTTEAFVLFERMELGNVKPNHITFLAVLTACSHAGLVDNGWKYFNSMSNQYGFVPSLEHCAALADTLGRAGDLDEAYNFISEMKIKPTSSVWSTLLRACRVHKNTVLAEEVAKKIFELEPKSMGSHVILSNMYSASGRWNEAAQLRKSMRIKGMKKEPACSWIEVKNKLHVFIAHDKSHPWYDRIIDALNVYSEQMIRQGYVPNMEDVLQDIEEEQKREVLCGHSEKLAIVFGIISTPPGTTIRVMKNLRVCVDCHIATKFISKIVAREIVVRDVNRFHRFKDGNCSCGDFW, encoded by the coding sequence ATGTCTCTTGCTGCGGTTGCTTCTCCACATTTCCCACCGTCATGGGCCTATCAGATCCGTATGGCTGCTTCCCAGGGCCAATTTCTCCACGCCATCTCTCTCTTCCTACAAATGCGTGCCTCTGTTGCGCCCCGATCATCTGTTCCGGCCTCCCTCCCTGCTGCACTCAAGTCCTGCGCCGGCCTTGGCCTCTGCACTCTTGCTGCATCTCTCCATGCTCTCGCCATCCGCTCCGGTTCCTTCGCTGACCGCTTTACCGCCAATGCCCTCCTCAACCTCTGCATCAAGCTCCCAGGTTTTCATCACCCCTTTGGGACAAATGGGCCTTCTGGGGAAGGAGGCCTGGAATCAGCTGCATATGAGAGCATGCGGAAAGTGTTTGATGAAATGCTCGAGAGGGATGCCGTGTCTTGGAACACTTTGATATTGGGATGTGCAGAGCACAAGAGGCACCAAGAAGCTCTGAGCATGGTTAGGGAGATGTGGAGGGATGGATTTATGCCTGACACGTTTACACTGTCAACTGTGCTGCCAATCTTTGCGGAGTGCGCTGATATCAAGAGAGGCATGGTGGTCCATGGGTATGCTATCAAGAATGGATTTGACAATGATGTTTTTGTTGGAAGTAGCTTGATTGATATGTATGCTAACTGCACTCAAATGGATTACTCTATGAAGGTGTTCGACAGCTTCTCAGACTGTGATGCAGTTCTGTGGAACTCAATGCTTGCAGGTTATGCACAAAATGGGTCAGTTGAGGAGGCTCTTGGAATATTCCGTCGGATGCTGCAAGCTGGAGTGAGGCCCGTGCCTGTGACTTTCTCAAGCCTAATACCTGCCTTTGGCAATTTGTCATTGTTGCGTCTTGGGAAGCAGCTGCATGCCTATTTGATCCGTGCCAGATTTAATGATAACATATTTATATCTAGCTCCCTTATTGACATGTATTGCAAGTGTGGGAATGTTGACATAGCTCGTCGCGTTTTTAATGGGATACAATCACCTGACATCGTATCATGGACTGCGATGATCATGGGTTATGCATTGCACGGTCCAACAACAGAGGCTTTTGTGCTGTTTGAGAGAATGGAGTTGGGAAATGTGAAGCCTAATCATATAACTTTTCTAGCAGTTTTGACTGCATGTAGTCATGCTGGGTTGGTGGACAATGGATGGAAGTATTTTAACAGTATGTCTAACCAGTATGGATTTGTTCCATCCCTTGAGCATTGTGCTGCACTTGCAGACACCCTTGGTCGTGCAGGAGATTTAGATGAAGCATATAATTTCATCTCTGAAATGAAAATAAAACCAACTTCAAGCGTCTGGTCCACCTTGTTAAGGGCTTGCAGGGTCCATAAAAACACTGTTTTAGCTGAGGAAGTGGCCAAGAAGATCTTTGAGCTTGAACCTAAAAGCATGGGATCTCATGTAATTTTGTCAAACATGTATTCGGCTTCTGGGAGATGGAATGAAGCAGCACAGCTGCGGAAATCTATGAGAATCAAAGGTATGAAGAAGGAACCAGCTTGCAGTTGGATTGAAGTGAAGAACAAATTGCATGTGTTCATAGCTCATGATAAGTCCCATCCCTGGTACGATAGGATTATTGATGCACTGAATGTTTACTCAGAGCAGATGATTCGTCAAGGATATGTGCCCAATATGGAGGATGTTTTACAGGACATTGAAGAAGAGCAGAAGAGAGAGGTGTTATGTGGCCATAGTGAGAAACTTGCAATAGTATTTGGTATTATTAGCACGCCACCTGGAACAACAATACGTGTGATGAAGAACCTCCGAGTTTGTGTTGACTGCCATATAGCaacaaaatttatttcaaaGATAGTTGCAAGGGAGATTGTTGTCCGTGATGTAAACAGATTCCACCGATTTAAGGATGGGAATTGTTCATGCGGAGATTTTTGGTGA